TGAATCAacttgtcaattttttcattaaaatattaattttaattttaattaattttaattttataatttcaaatcaatcaataaatcagtaataataatgaaatcaaattattttttatgacTGAAACTCATGTTGCCATCTAATggcaaagattttttttaatgacagattaacgacgacgacgattaCCACCTAGATTAGGTAACAATGTATCCAAGCTAGGTAATCCATTAAGATTTGGTAATGTATCTGGATCTAAAAGATTACCATTCTGAGttaattttgataatgatggcatACTATTCACAAGATCTTGTAGTGCACCACGTTTTTTACGATTTTTTGATCCAAACAGATTACTAGTGGGAAATTTGTCAGCATCCAAAATGATACcattttcatccaaattGACAACATCTTTGATATTTGGTAAATTATCACTAgatcgacgacgacgacgatttTGTAATGGAGTACCATTGGATTGTATGtctgaattgaaaatatttccatTCTGACGACGGCGATTGTGGACAATTGTGGATCATTTTGTGTGGATCGAACGTTTTTTTCGTCGATTATTAGTGGGTAAATTGTCCGTATCCAAAATGTTACcattttcatccaaattatcaatattgttgatatttgGTAAATTACCATAATCACTAGATCGACGACGACGGCGATTTTGTAATGGATTATCATTGGATTGTTTGTCTGAATTAAAAATATTGCCATTCTGATCCAATTGTGGATCATTTTGTGTATTAGGTATATTCGAACGTTTTTTTCGTCGATTATTAGTGGGTAAATTGTCCGTATCCAAAATGTTACcattttcatccaaattgtcaatattgttgatatttgGTAAATTACCATAATCACTAGATCGACTACGACGGCGATTTTGCAATGGACTATCATTGGATTGTTTGTCTGAATTAAAAATATTGCCATTCTGATCCAATTGTGGATCATTTTGTGTATTTGGTATATTCGAACGTTTTCTTCGTTGATTATTcatgttttgattgttgcCGTTATTCGGAGTCAGACCATCGGTACTAATATCATCCATATCAATATTACTTGGATTCATCGTTGTTGGCATATTTTGATTGGAATTTCCACCGTTATTACCGTTGTTGTTACCGCTGTTGCCGTTATTTGGAGTCAGACCATCAGTACTAATATCATTCATATCGATATTATTTGGATTCATCGTTGTTGGCATATTTTGATTGGAATTTCCACCATTATTACCGTTGTTGTAACCGTTGTTGCCGCCGTTCAttccattattgttattattataattttgttgGTTCAATTGTCCAGATTCCATCGCAATTCGTTGTGCTTTATAACGTATTTGATCAACAATACCATTCAACATTGCCAttatattttgatcaatacCATCTTGATGTTCTAGGTTTTGTCCAAGATTCCTCACCATATCTAAAtctttttgtattttttgtaAACGATTTGATGCATTCGATGttccaccattattattattattgttgttgttgtttcgtaATTGATTTTGCATTCGATTTACTTCCTGTTT
This is a stretch of genomic DNA from Dermatophagoides farinae isolate YC_2012a chromosome 6, ASM2471394v1, whole genome shotgun sequence. It encodes these proteins:
- the LOC142597587 gene encoding uncharacterized protein LOC142597587, encoding RRRQNGNIFNSDIQSNGTPLQNRRRRRSSDNLPNIKDVVNLDENGIILDADKFPTSNLFGSKNRKKRGALQDLVNSMPSLSKLTQNGNLLDPDTLPNLNGLPSLDTLLPNLGGNRRRR
- the LOC124493785 gene encoding uncharacterized protein LOC124493785, which translates into the protein MMNRSILLTFAIIALIFQPSIQQNGNQNDNQQGNNLLMQLLNRNIQSTKQEVNRMQNQLRNNNNNNNNNGGTSNASNRLQKIQKDLDMVRNLGQNLEHQDGIDQNIMAMLNGIVDQIRYKAQRIAMESGQLNQQNYNNNNNGMNGGNNGYNNGNNGGNSNQNMPTTMNPNNIDMNDISTDGLTPNNGNSGNNNGNNGGNSNQNMPTTMNPSNIDMDDISTDGLTPNNGNNQNMNNQRRKRSNIPNTQNDPQLDQNGNIFNSDKQSNDSPLQNRRRSRSSDYGNLPNINNIDNLDENGNILDTDNLPTNNRRKKRSNIPNTQNDPQLDQNGNIFNSDKQSNDNPLQNRRRRRSSDYGNLPNINNIDNLDENGNILDTDNLPTNNRRKKRSIHTK